The following coding sequences lie in one Apostichopus japonicus isolate 1M-3 chromosome 13, ASM3797524v1, whole genome shotgun sequence genomic window:
- the LOC139978671 gene encoding arylacetamide deacetylase-like isoform X3: MTSGNLKSEATGSKFRARETTFDGVNVRLYEPISASPDKLLPAFIFFHGGGWCLGDIRIYDGLTRKFADELGAVVVSVGYRLSPEFLRPNSFEDSFRATKWFITQARDYGVDSSRVAIGGDSGGGTLAALVANRLLDEKDLPRPKAQLLVYPSIQNLDVKTPSQQKYHHHFGCKGVLPLTRQARMLSYIFFGKKDYEFEQKFLENNHTSSDMKKSSVYDRLNHSFVPEELKDSSFYRGPTGKQFGDDKTWQRIEDIFHDPGVGPFVRKDLRGLPPTFVQTCDFDSIRDDGIFYWSALRAAGVDATWRNYESGFHGIFWLGGGILEFELGVIMRKHAFDFLRAHIYIINFSNMKIYMHGILKRCLKM, from the exons ATGACAAGTGGTAATCTGAAATCGGAAGCTACTGGTTCAAAGTTCAGGGCGAGAGAAACAACGTTCGATGGTGTTAACGTCCGACTATACGAGCCAATATCTGCTAGTCCTGACAAACTCCTACCCGCGTTTATATTTTTCCATGGGGGAGGCTGGTGCCTGGGAGATATAA GAATTTACGATGGTTTGACGAGGAAATTTGCTGATGAACTAGGCGCAGTTGTGGTCTCAGTCGG ATACCGTTTAAGTCCAGAATTTCTTCGTCCAAATTCGTTCGAGGACAGTTTCAGGGCTACCAAGTGGTTCATAACCCAGGCACGTGACTACGGTGTCGATTCATCCAGGGTAGCTATCGGTGGGGATAGTGGCGGGGGTACCCTTGCCGCCCTAGTAGCCAATAGATTATTAGACGAAAAAGACCTGCCTCGACCAAAGGCTCAACTCCTGGTTTATCCGTCGATACAGAATCTCGACGTTAAAACGCCCTCACAGCAGAAGTACCATCACCATTTCGGTTGTAAAGGCGTATTGCCTCTGACTAGACAGGCTCGGATGCTTAGTTATATATTCTTCGGTAAAAAGGACTATGAATTTGAGCAAAAATTTCTCGAAAATAATCACACATCAAGTGACATGAAAAAGTCCTCTGTGTATGATAGACTTAATCATTCATTTGTTCCCGAAGAATTAAAAGATTCATCATTTTACCGTGGTCCGACAGGCAAACAATTCGGAGACGATAAAACGTGGCAGAGAATTGAAGATATCTTTCACGATCCAGGGGTGGGACCTTTTGTACGTAAGGATCTAAGAGGACTGCCGCCCACTTTCGTTCAAACGTGTGACTTCGATAGCATACGGGACGATGGAATATTTTACTGGTCGGCATTAAGAGCGGCTGGTGTAGACGCTACATGGAGAAATTACGAATCTGGTTTCCATGGTATTTTTTGGTTAGGTGGTGGTATCCTCGAATTCGAGTTGGGGGTAATAATGAGGAAACACGCTTTTGATTTCTTGAGGGcgcatatttatataattaatttttCTAATATGAAGATTTACATGCATGGGATACTAAAGCGTTGTTTGAAAATGTAG
- the LOC139978671 gene encoding arylacetamide deacetylase-like isoform X2 translates to MCTCCDYKTYFVIMQITLQDLFWPDEPNDIKSWRLLTNIMTSGNLKSEATGSKFRARETTFDGVNVRLYEPISASPDKLLPAFIFFHGGGWCLGDIRIYDGLTRKFADELGAVVVSVGYRLSPEFLRPNSFEDSFRATKWFITQARDYGVDSSRVAIGGDSGGGTLAALVANRLLDEKDLPRPKAQLLVYPSIQNLDVKTPSQQKYHHHFGCKGVLPLTRQARMLSYIFFGKKDYEFEQKFLENNHTSSDMKKSSVYDRLNHSFVPEELKDSSFYRGPTGKQFGDDKTWQRIEDIFHDPGVGPFVRKDLRGLPPTFVQTCDFDSIRDDGIFYWSALRAAGVDATWRNYESGFHGIFWLGGGILEFELGVIMRKHAFDFLRAHIYIINFSNMKIYMHGILKRCLKM, encoded by the exons ATGTGCACGTGTTGCGATTACAAGACATACTTTGTGATCATGCAG ATAACGCTGCAGGACTTATTCTGGCCGGATGAACCCAATGATATCAAGAGTTGGCGATTACTTACGAACATCATGACAAGTGGTAATCTGAAATCGGAAGCTACTGGTTCAAAGTTCAGGGCGAGAGAAACAACGTTCGATGGTGTTAACGTCCGACTATACGAGCCAATATCTGCTAGTCCTGACAAACTCCTACCCGCGTTTATATTTTTCCATGGGGGAGGCTGGTGCCTGGGAGATATAA GAATTTACGATGGTTTGACGAGGAAATTTGCTGATGAACTAGGCGCAGTTGTGGTCTCAGTCGG ATACCGTTTAAGTCCAGAATTTCTTCGTCCAAATTCGTTCGAGGACAGTTTCAGGGCTACCAAGTGGTTCATAACCCAGGCACGTGACTACGGTGTCGATTCATCCAGGGTAGCTATCGGTGGGGATAGTGGCGGGGGTACCCTTGCCGCCCTAGTAGCCAATAGATTATTAGACGAAAAAGACCTGCCTCGACCAAAGGCTCAACTCCTGGTTTATCCGTCGATACAGAATCTCGACGTTAAAACGCCCTCACAGCAGAAGTACCATCACCATTTCGGTTGTAAAGGCGTATTGCCTCTGACTAGACAGGCTCGGATGCTTAGTTATATATTCTTCGGTAAAAAGGACTATGAATTTGAGCAAAAATTTCTCGAAAATAATCACACATCAAGTGACATGAAAAAGTCCTCTGTGTATGATAGACTTAATCATTCATTTGTTCCCGAAGAATTAAAAGATTCATCATTTTACCGTGGTCCGACAGGCAAACAATTCGGAGACGATAAAACGTGGCAGAGAATTGAAGATATCTTTCACGATCCAGGGGTGGGACCTTTTGTACGTAAGGATCTAAGAGGACTGCCGCCCACTTTCGTTCAAACGTGTGACTTCGATAGCATACGGGACGATGGAATATTTTACTGGTCGGCATTAAGAGCGGCTGGTGTAGACGCTACATGGAGAAATTACGAATCTGGTTTCCATGGTATTTTTTGGTTAGGTGGTGGTATCCTCGAATTCGAGTTGGGGGTAATAATGAGGAAACACGCTTTTGATTTCTTGAGGGcgcatatttatataattaatttttCTAATATGAAGATTTACATGCATGGGATACTAAAGCGTTGTTTGAAAATGTAG
- the LOC139978671 gene encoding arylacetamide deacetylase-like isoform X1 — MRTTVCIFLLLGLLTSYWYYHIPVPEGIAEPFKFRFLSAGSDLMERLITLQDLFWPDEPNDIKSWRLLTNIMTSGNLKSEATGSKFRARETTFDGVNVRLYEPISASPDKLLPAFIFFHGGGWCLGDIRIYDGLTRKFADELGAVVVSVGYRLSPEFLRPNSFEDSFRATKWFITQARDYGVDSSRVAIGGDSGGGTLAALVANRLLDEKDLPRPKAQLLVYPSIQNLDVKTPSQQKYHHHFGCKGVLPLTRQARMLSYIFFGKKDYEFEQKFLENNHTSSDMKKSSVYDRLNHSFVPEELKDSSFYRGPTGKQFGDDKTWQRIEDIFHDPGVGPFVRKDLRGLPPTFVQTCDFDSIRDDGIFYWSALRAAGVDATWRNYESGFHGIFWLGGGILEFELGVIMRKHAFDFLRAHIYIINFSNMKIYMHGILKRCLKM, encoded by the exons ATGCGGACAACTGTTTGTATATTTCTGCTTCTTGGTCTATTAACATCGTACTGGTATTACCATATCCCGGTTCCTGAGGGCATTGCCGAACCATTCAAGTTCCGATTCTTGTCTGCGGGATCCGATTTAATGGAACGTCTG ATAACGCTGCAGGACTTATTCTGGCCGGATGAACCCAATGATATCAAGAGTTGGCGATTACTTACGAACATCATGACAAGTGGTAATCTGAAATCGGAAGCTACTGGTTCAAAGTTCAGGGCGAGAGAAACAACGTTCGATGGTGTTAACGTCCGACTATACGAGCCAATATCTGCTAGTCCTGACAAACTCCTACCCGCGTTTATATTTTTCCATGGGGGAGGCTGGTGCCTGGGAGATATAA GAATTTACGATGGTTTGACGAGGAAATTTGCTGATGAACTAGGCGCAGTTGTGGTCTCAGTCGG ATACCGTTTAAGTCCAGAATTTCTTCGTCCAAATTCGTTCGAGGACAGTTTCAGGGCTACCAAGTGGTTCATAACCCAGGCACGTGACTACGGTGTCGATTCATCCAGGGTAGCTATCGGTGGGGATAGTGGCGGGGGTACCCTTGCCGCCCTAGTAGCCAATAGATTATTAGACGAAAAAGACCTGCCTCGACCAAAGGCTCAACTCCTGGTTTATCCGTCGATACAGAATCTCGACGTTAAAACGCCCTCACAGCAGAAGTACCATCACCATTTCGGTTGTAAAGGCGTATTGCCTCTGACTAGACAGGCTCGGATGCTTAGTTATATATTCTTCGGTAAAAAGGACTATGAATTTGAGCAAAAATTTCTCGAAAATAATCACACATCAAGTGACATGAAAAAGTCCTCTGTGTATGATAGACTTAATCATTCATTTGTTCCCGAAGAATTAAAAGATTCATCATTTTACCGTGGTCCGACAGGCAAACAATTCGGAGACGATAAAACGTGGCAGAGAATTGAAGATATCTTTCACGATCCAGGGGTGGGACCTTTTGTACGTAAGGATCTAAGAGGACTGCCGCCCACTTTCGTTCAAACGTGTGACTTCGATAGCATACGGGACGATGGAATATTTTACTGGTCGGCATTAAGAGCGGCTGGTGTAGACGCTACATGGAGAAATTACGAATCTGGTTTCCATGGTATTTTTTGGTTAGGTGGTGGTATCCTCGAATTCGAGTTGGGGGTAATAATGAGGAAACACGCTTTTGATTTCTTGAGGGcgcatatttatataattaatttttCTAATATGAAGATTTACATGCATGGGATACTAAAGCGTTGTTTGAAAATGTAG
- the LOC139978912 gene encoding peroxisomal membrane protein 11A-like has translation MATEQLIKLLAQTSGRDKIYRSIQYGGKFLWWSLEQQGDQDEIVKKLKILETHLSTGRKLFRIANSISLLKAALKNMQNDDVVLRLVVTLSKLNSAFYLLFDHIIWANRIGLVKVDQKYYSKLSNRFWLATLILNLTRDLYEFLLLANDLPQLAKECGENGQSRRFSPTDDSFGRHNNNGTLNGVPRRRVNWHSDVTDHVTDRVSPNSIIAVVWSNRKEVVLDTMKNACDLVLPASSLGYLDLNPGQQGLFGLMSSLIGLLTVWDTRYKL, from the exons ATGGCTACTGAACAACTGATAAAACTTCTCGCCCAGACTTCAGGACGCGACAAAATATATCG ATCAATTCAATACGGCGGTAAATTTCTCTGGTGGTCTCTTGAGCAGCAAGGAGATCAGGATGAAATCGTAAAAAAACTGAAGATTCTTGAGACACATCTGAGTACCGGTAGAAAAC tttTCAGAATCGCTAATAGCATCAGTTTACTAAAGGCAGCCctcaaaaatatgcaaaatgatgACGTGGTTCTACGACTTGTCGTGACTCTCTCTAAACTGAACTCTGCATTTTATTTGCTATTTGATCACATCATTTGGGCTAATAGAATTGGACTTGTCAAAGTCGATCAAAAGTATTATTCCAAGTTATCAAACAGATTCTGGTTAGCTACACTCATTCTTAATCTGACCAGAGATTTATACGAATTTTTGCTACTGGCAAATGACTTACCGCAACTAGCCAAAGAATGCGGCGAAAATGGCCAATCTCGTCGATTTTCTCCAACCGACGACAGCTTTGGTCGTCATAACAATAACGGTACACTTAACGGCGTTCCAAGGAGGCGTGTCAATTGGCACAGTGACGTAACAGATCATGTGACCGACCGTGTTTCGCCAAATAGTATAATTGCGGTTGTTTGGAGTAACCGGAAGGAAGTAGTGTTAGATACGATGAAGAATGCCTGCGACCTCGTCTTGCCTGCGTCATCTCTTGGTTATCTTGACCTCAATCCAGGACAACAAGGATTATTCGGTCTAATGTCATCTCTGATTGGATTACTAACTGTTTGGGATACCCGTTATAAACTTTGA
- the LOC139978675 gene encoding uncharacterized protein isoform X1 → MAQVRDMSCWVDATAGNIPPTAWVAGEEPDGTPYYVVRGNDPNNACYRMAGKIHQGDDGAFMANWTKVCKAKEFQVLTLPLEDCKTTLQWYTIDKNTCAPPNSFIVIADHHMCIARAEKDGVWYTGVVNVDNNVCYVCINQGNETKLVKIDDWQVLVEELIDGPKWVETIGNKIPQHAWPAGHESDGKPLFLAYNTSLGKLGEHLEEAVVTHNGYTMDFKYSWILTQPPDSKVSLKWENVGKKNELPRHSCKITTVAYLSPDAVRIARAEHKGGMQPGILYTKDNSCYIPVQKNEKKKAIKKKSYEVLTLQF, encoded by the exons ATGGCTCAA GTACGCGATATGTCTTGTTGGGTAGACGCCACAGCCGGTAACATCCCTCCGACGGCATGGGTCGCTGGAGAGGAACCAGACGGTACCCCTTACTATGTCGTCAGAGGAAATGACCCCAATAATGCCTGCTATCGTATGGCCGGTAAAATACATCAAGGTGATGACGGGGCCTTTATGGCAAACTGGACAAAAGTCTGTAAAGCCAAAGAATTTCAGGTTTTAACCCTTCCTCTTGAAGATTGCAAGACTACCCTGCAGTGGTACACCATCGATAAAAACACATGTGCACCTCCGAACAGTTTTATCGTCATAGCAGATCACCATATGTGTATCGCCAGAGCCGAGAAAGATGGCGTTTGGTACACTGGAGTGGTCAATGTCGACAATAATGTATGTTACGTGTGTATCAATCAAGGTAACGAAACTAAACTCGTCAAAATCGACGACTGGCAAGTCTTGGTGGAAGAGCTCATCGATGGTCCAAAATGGGTGGAAACAATCGGGAACAAAATACCGCAACACGCCTGGCCGGCCGGTCACGAATCTGACGGTAAACCTCTGTTTCTTGCGTACAATACGAGCTTGGGTAAACTCGGTGAACATCTGGAAGAAGCGGTCGTGACGCACAATGGTTACACTATGGATTTCAAATATTCTTGGATCCTGACTCAACCACCAGATTCGAAAGTCTCGCTGAAATGGGAGAATGTCGGCAAGAAAAACGAACTGCCAAGGCATTCTTGTAAAATCACCACTGTGGCCTACCTGTCACCTGATGCGGTACGAATTGCGAGAGCTGAACATAAGGGAGGGATGCAACCGGGAATATTATATACAAAAGATAATAGCTGTTACATTCCGGTccagaaaaatgaaaagaaaaaagcgATTAAGAAAAAGTCCTACGAGGTACTAACATTGCAGTTCTAA
- the LOC139978675 gene encoding uncharacterized protein isoform X2: protein MSCWVDATAGNIPPTAWVAGEEPDGTPYYVVRGNDPNNACYRMAGKIHQGDDGAFMANWTKVCKAKEFQVLTLPLEDCKTTLQWYTIDKNTCAPPNSFIVIADHHMCIARAEKDGVWYTGVVNVDNNVCYVCINQGNETKLVKIDDWQVLVEELIDGPKWVETIGNKIPQHAWPAGHESDGKPLFLAYNTSLGKLGEHLEEAVVTHNGYTMDFKYSWILTQPPDSKVSLKWENVGKKNELPRHSCKITTVAYLSPDAVRIARAEHKGGMQPGILYTKDNSCYIPVQKNEKKKAIKKKSYEVLTLQF from the coding sequence ATGTCTTGTTGGGTAGACGCCACAGCCGGTAACATCCCTCCGACGGCATGGGTCGCTGGAGAGGAACCAGACGGTACCCCTTACTATGTCGTCAGAGGAAATGACCCCAATAATGCCTGCTATCGTATGGCCGGTAAAATACATCAAGGTGATGACGGGGCCTTTATGGCAAACTGGACAAAAGTCTGTAAAGCCAAAGAATTTCAGGTTTTAACCCTTCCTCTTGAAGATTGCAAGACTACCCTGCAGTGGTACACCATCGATAAAAACACATGTGCACCTCCGAACAGTTTTATCGTCATAGCAGATCACCATATGTGTATCGCCAGAGCCGAGAAAGATGGCGTTTGGTACACTGGAGTGGTCAATGTCGACAATAATGTATGTTACGTGTGTATCAATCAAGGTAACGAAACTAAACTCGTCAAAATCGACGACTGGCAAGTCTTGGTGGAAGAGCTCATCGATGGTCCAAAATGGGTGGAAACAATCGGGAACAAAATACCGCAACACGCCTGGCCGGCCGGTCACGAATCTGACGGTAAACCTCTGTTTCTTGCGTACAATACGAGCTTGGGTAAACTCGGTGAACATCTGGAAGAAGCGGTCGTGACGCACAATGGTTACACTATGGATTTCAAATATTCTTGGATCCTGACTCAACCACCAGATTCGAAAGTCTCGCTGAAATGGGAGAATGTCGGCAAGAAAAACGAACTGCCAAGGCATTCTTGTAAAATCACCACTGTGGCCTACCTGTCACCTGATGCGGTACGAATTGCGAGAGCTGAACATAAGGGAGGGATGCAACCGGGAATATTATATACAAAAGATAATAGCTGTTACATTCCGGTccagaaaaatgaaaagaaaaaagcgATTAAGAAAAAGTCCTACGAGGTACTAACATTGCAGTTCTAA